From a region of the Theobroma cacao cultivar B97-61/B2 chromosome 8, Criollo_cocoa_genome_V2, whole genome shotgun sequence genome:
- the LOC18592551 gene encoding pathogen-related protein, producing the protein MELSNVEGDKYRSYLHEEEEKNTKWRYGAPPNYDVVNKLFEEERTKVWPPGSLEEKVQNLVKTWEMEIFHKERLEDFKTIDTKKYVFSLNGKEALTMEGIQKLGGGYNPQLQTSLPEEFRCYDPDKETSESSHRAFTTTFPRGFALEVLKVYTGPPEIVYKFRHWGYNEGPFKGHAPTGELVEFYGMAIFEVDEEMKIVRVEFFYDRGELLGGLLKGATMDSSALEAASSCPFLRNTG; encoded by the exons ATGGAACTTTCAAATGTTGAGGGAGATAAATATCGTTCTTATCTgcatgaagaagaagagaagaacaCCAAATGGAGGTATGGAGCTCCTCCAAACTACGATGTTGTGAACAAGctctttgaagaagaaaggacTAAG GTATGGCCTCCCGGATCACTAGAGGAGAAGGTGCAGAACCTTGTAAAGACATGGGAAATGGAAATTTTCCACAAGGAACGCCTCGAAGATTTCAAAACAATCGATACAAAGAAATATGTTTTTAGCTTAAATG GTAAGGAAGCTTTAACCATGGAAGGGATACAGAAGCTTGGCGGAGGCTATAACCCGCAGTTGCAAACTTCCCTTCCGGAGGAGTTCAGGTGTTATGATCCGGATAAGGAAACATCAGAATCATCTCACAGGGCTTTCACAACAACGTTTCCAAGAGGTTTTGCCTTGGAGGTTCTTAAGGTTTATACAGGGCCCCCGGAGATCGTCTACAAGTTCAGGCACTGGGGTTACAATGAAGGTCCTTTCAAAGGCCACGCCCCGACTGGAGAATTGGTAGAGTTCTATGGAATGGCTATCTTTGAG GTGGATGAAGAGATGAAAATTGTGAGAGTGGAATTCTTTTACGATCGTGGGGAACTGCTGGGAGGTCTGCTGAAGGGTGCTACCATGGATAGTTCTGCTCTAGAGGCAGCTTCTAGCTGTCCCTTCTTAAGGAACACGGGGTAG
- the LOC18592553 gene encoding endoglucanase 25 — protein MTGSSTSASDADKYSATYVHTISEAGRLLPSASKWNSIELDFKVLPQSSTGYDSLPSSYSKSYDYELVITDKTHYKRFLYISSTVAFLILALGLVLHFLPRKNHHHESAKNLSLAVNQAITFFDAQKSGNYPSKSPIKFRGSSGLRDGNTGNTRADLVGGFYDSGNNIKFTFPTAYTITLLSWSVIEYHQKYEDIGELEHIKDVIRWGSDYLLKVFVAPNATSEPTILYSQVGSAGNDTQNPGSNDINCWQRPEDMSYERPVSVCDETASDLAGEIVAALSAASIVFKEENEYSQRLTKAAEKLYGITEKKDKIHKAVTYTTIDACGGEARKFYNSSGYKDELVWGGTWLFFATGNYTYLDYATTNFAAASNNETIADKGIFYWNNKLTATAALLTRLRFFHDLGFPYEKALGLSSKMTDQLMCSYLSKQNFNRTPGGLILLRPDYGEPLQFAATASFLSKLYKDYLTLLGRSGGNCTKCDGFSLEMLQSFSISQVNYILGDNPRKMSYVVGFGDHYPTKVHHRSASIPWDGQFHSCAEGNRWLRSQDRNPNILLGAMVAGPDHFDGFSDERDKPWFTEPSIASNAGLVAALIANHGPNLGLDQMGIFEKVQLDSRVP, from the exons ATGACAGGCTCAAGTACTTCAGCATCTGATGCAGATAAGTACTCTGCAACGTATGTTCATACAATATCCGAAGCAGGCAGGCTTCTTCCTTCAGCAAGCAAATGGAACTCTATAGAACTTGACTTCAAAGTTCTACCACAGTCCTCAACTGGCTATGATTCCCTTCCCTCTTCGTACTCTAAATCCTATGATTATGAGCTTGTTATCACAGACAAAACACACTACAAGCGATTTCTTTACATTTCATCGACTGTAGCTTTTCTTATCCTAGCACTTGGCCTGGTGCTGCACTTTTTGCCTCGCAAAAATCATCACCATGAATCTGCAAAGAATCTCTCCCTCGCAGTTAACCAAGCTATAACATTCTTTGATGCACAAAAGT CTGGGAATTATCCAAGTAAAAGTCCAATAAAATTCCGAGGAAGTTCAGGATTGCGTGATGGGAATACAGGAAATACGCGTGCTGATCTTGTGGGTGGATTTTATGATTCTGGAAACAACATAAAGTTTACTTTCCCTACAGCTTATACCATCACGCTGTTGAGTTGGTCAGTGATCGaatatcatcaaaaatatGAAGATATAGGTGAGCTTGAGCACATAAAAGACGTAATCAGATGGGGCAGTGACTACTTGCTCAAGGTCTTTGTTGCTCCAAATGCTACTTCTGAACCCACCATTTTGTATTCACAG GTTGGAAGTGCTGGTAATGACACTCAAAATCCAGGCTCTAATGACATAAATTGCTGGCAAAGGCCTGAAGACATGAGCTATGAGAGACCTGTTTCAGTTTGTGATGAGACGGCTTCTGATTTGGCAGGGGAAATTGTTGCAGCACTTTCAGCAGCTTCAATAGTATTCAAAGAAGAGAATGAATACTCACAAAGATTAACAAAAGCAGCGGAGAAGTTATATGGGATTAcagaaaagaaagacaagaTTCACAAAGCTGTAACTTACACGACTATTGATGCTTGTGGAGGAGAAGCAAGAAAGTTTTATAACTCATCTGGGTACAAAGATGAGTTGGTTTGGGGAGGAACTTGGTTGTTCTTTGCCACTGGGAACTATACGTATCTTGACTATGCCACCACAAACTTTGCTGCAGCATCTAATAATGAAACAATAGCTGACAAAGGGATTTTCTATTGGAATAATAAGCTTACTGCCACTGCG gctTTGCTAACAAGACTTCGGTTCTTTCATGATCTTGGATTTCCCTATGAAAAAGCATTGGGATTATCCTCCAAAATGACTGATCAGCTTATGTGTTCTTATCTTTCAAAGCAAAACTTCAATAGAACACCTg GTGGATTGATCCTCCTAAGGCCTGATTATGGTGAACCACTCCAGTTTGCAGCAACAGCATCTTTTTTGAGTAAATTATACAAAGATTACCTTACTCTTCTTGGTAGGTCTGGTGGTAATTGCACCAAGTGTGatggtttttctttggaaatGTTGCAGAGCTTCTCCATTTCTCAG GTTAATTACATTCTAGGAGACAATCCCAGGAAGATGAGCTACGTGGTTGGCTTTGGAGATCACTATCCAACAAAAGTTCACCATAGGAGTGCATCAATTCCTTGGGATGGTCAATTTCACTCTTGTGCTGAAGGTAATAGATGGCTACGCTCTCAAGATCGAAATCCAAATATACTTTTGGGAGCAATGGTAGCCGGACCAGATCACTTCGATGGTTTCTCTGATGAAAGGGACAAGCCGTGGTTCACAGAACCAAGCATAGCAAGCAATGCTGGTTTGGTTGCCGCACTCATTGCAAATCATGGCCCCAATTTGGGCTTGGACCAGATGGGAATCTTTGAAAAAGTTCAGTTGGATTCTCGAGTTCCTTAA
- the LOC18592550 gene encoding pathogen-related protein produces MLETNNCLKFLLSEKMASSVTQEDKYRSYLHGEGEKNTKWKFGTPPNYDVVNKLFEEGRTKIWPPGSLEEKVQNLVKTWEMEMFNKISFEDFKSINLENYTVSVNGRKPLTLEEKRKLWGGYNSFMQTSLPENLRGYNPAEETADSSHVAFTTAFPRGFALEVIQVYSGPPLIVYKFRHWGYMEGPFKGHAATGELVELYGISTVEVDEQMKILKIEFFFDRGELLGGLMKGAKLGSTGTDQVALSCPFLRKTG; encoded by the exons ATGCTTGAAACCAATAAttgcttaaaatttttgttgtcTGAGAAAATGGCTTCCTCTGTCACTCAGGAGGACAAGTACCGTTCTTACTTACACGGAGAGGGTGAAAAGAACACTAAGTGGAAGTTTGGTACTCCTCCTAACTATGATGTTGTTAACAAGCTCTTTGAAGAAGGCAGAACTAag ATATGGCCTCCTGGATCACTTGAAGAAAAGGTCCAGAACCTTGTCAAGACATGGGAAATGGAAATGTTCAACAAAATATCCTTTGAGGACTTCAAGTCGATTAATCTGGAGAACTATACTGTCAGTGTAAACG GAAGGAAACCTTTGACtttggaagaaaagagaaagctttGGGGAGGATATAACTCCTTCATGCAAACATCCTTACCAGAGAACTTGAGGGGCTACAACCCAGCAGAGGAAACTGCAGATTCCTCTCATGTTGCCTTCACAACAGCGTTTCCAAGAGGGTTTGCTCTGGAAGTTATTCAGGTTTATTCAGGGCCTCCACTGATTGTGTACAAGTTCAGGCACTGGGGTTATATGGAGGGTCCTTTCAAAGGCCATGCCGCAACTGGGGAACTAGTAGAATTGTACGGAATATCAACTGTGGAG GTCGATGAACAGATGAAAATCTTGAAGATAGAGTTCTTTTTTGATCGTGGAGAGCTGCTTGGAGGTCTTATGAAAGGTGCTAAACTGGGTAGTACTGGCACTGATCAGGTGGCTTTGAGCTGTCCATTCTTGAGGAAAACAGGATAG
- the LOC18592552 gene encoding uncharacterized protein C57A10.07: MNNYPFGSNSPKSFNAYPRGDFDLESGTIKRIRRPRNSSFYPIRMIKSFANRLHYYYKLHPLLVFFISLSFGVTILIVLSLYEHHYRMLSNYRKLDDGFNINYPFAKLKNLVMVAGHSVYTSSSCGKVDKEDSWFLESYQKNPGQAATFLAHINEGIEITARDGEALLLFSGGETRKDAGPRSEAQSYWTVAESKGWFGKEESVKWRSLTEEHARDSFENLLFSVCRFRELTGTYPHNITVVSYDFKEERFAHLHRSAIGFPESRFFYTGTPASTSSKEAALKGEALVRIQFQQDPYGCIGPLKRKKVGRDPFHRSIPYPNGCREIEGLFRYCGAAPYPGSLPWAL, translated from the exons ATGAATAACTATCCATTCGGGTCAAATAGTCCTAAGTCCTTCAATGCATATCCAAGGGGTGATTTTGATCTAGAATCAGGAACTATCAAAAGAATCAGAAGGCCTAgaaattcatcattttaccCTATTAGAATGATTAAGTCCTTCGCTAACCGGCTTCATTACTATTACAAGCTACATCCACttcttgttttcttcatttccttGTCATTTGGGGTCACGATCCTCATTGTTTTATCTCTATATGAGCACCACTATAGGATGCTGAGTAATTATAGGAAGCTTGATGATGGGTTCAATATTAATTATCCCTTTGCCAAGCTTAAGAATCTTGTAATGGTTGCTGGACATTCGGTTTATACAAGTAGTAGTTGTGGGAAAGTTGATAAGGAGGATTCTTGGTTTTTGGAGTCTTATCAGAAGAATCCAGGTCAGGCTGCTACTTTTTTGGCTCACATAAATGAAGGGATAGAAATCACGGCAAGAGATGGTGAGGCTTTGCTTTTGTTTAGTGGTGGAGAAACTCGAAAAGATGCTGGTCCTCGAAGTGAGGCGCAGAGTTATTGGACAGTTGCTGAATCCAAAGGATGGTTTG GGAAGGAAGAAAGTGTGAAGTGGAGGTCACTAACAGAGGAGCATGCAAGGGATAGCTTTGAGAATCTTCTCTTTAGTGTTTGTCGGTTTCGAGAGCTTACTGGGACATACCCACACAACATAACT GTTGTAAGTTACGATTTCAAGGAAGAGAGGTTTGCACACTTGCATCGCTCTGCCATTGGCTTTCCAGAGTCACGGTTCTTCTACACAGGCACCCCAGCTTCAACATCTTCGAAAGAAGCAGCTTTGAAAGGGGAGGCATTGGTGAGGATTCAATTTCAACAGGATCCATACGGATGTATCGGACCACTTAAGAGGAAAAAAGTAGGCCGTGATCCCTTCCATCGGTCAATCCCTTATCCCAATGGATGCCGTGAAATTGAAGGTCTGTTTAGATATTGCGGGGCTGCTCCTTATCCAGGTTCTCTGCCATGGGCATTGTAA